A window of the Labeo rohita strain BAU-BD-2019 chromosome 1, IGBB_LRoh.1.0, whole genome shotgun sequence genome harbors these coding sequences:
- the aip gene encoding AH receptor-interacting protein, producing the protein MEEIDIKLKADGIQKKVISPGKGQLSRFPDGTKVKFHYRTSLCDGTMLDDSRTMGGHCKPMELILGKKFKLPVWEQVVTTMREGEVAEFTCDVKHTALYPLVSLSLRNISHGKDPLEGQRHCCGIAQVHSHHSMGHADLDKLQANPQPLVFTLEMLEILPPGSFQMEIWAMTDDQKLQAIPQIHEEGNALFKSGDITAAAEKYYNAIACLKGLQMKERPGDENWIKLDHMITPLLLNYCQCKQLLGQYYEVLDHCSSIINKYDDNVKAFFKRGKAHAAVWNETEARADFAKVIELDPSLETSVAKELRAMEDRIREKQKEEKGRYKNLFNYSSKTSATASTG; encoded by the exons ATGGAGGAAATTGACATAAAGCTCAAAGCTGATGGCATTCAGAAAAAAGTCATCTCTCCCGGAAAAGGACAGCTTTCAAGGTTTCCCGACGGAACAAAG GTGAAGTTTCATTACCGCACCAGCCTTTGTGATGGCACTATGTTGGATGATTCCAGAACAATGGGAGGTCACTGTAAACCTATGGAGCTCATACTGGGGAAGAAGTTTAAGCTTCCTGTGTGGGAGCAAGTGGTTACCACTATGAGAGAGGGTGAAGTTGCTGAGTTCACCTGTGACGTCAAG CACACAGCTCTCTACCCTCTGGTTTCCCTTTCACTACGCAACATCAGCCACGGAAAAGACCCACTGGAAGGACAGAGACACTGCTGTGGAATAGCTCAGGTTCACTCGCATCATTCTATGGGTCATGCCGATCTGGATAAGTTGCAGGCCAATCCACAGCCTCTAGTTTTTACCCTGGAAATGCTAGAG ATCTTGCCTCCTGGATCCTTCCAAATGGAAATATGGGCAATGACAGATGACCAGAAATTGCAGGCCATACCACAAATCCATGAGGAGGGAAATGCACTCTTCAAGAGTGGAGATATTACAGCAGCTGCCGAGAAGTACTACAATGCCATAGCTTGTCTGAAGGGCTTACAGATGAAG GAGCGTCCGGGTGATGAGAATTGGATCAAACTAGATCACATGATCACTCCTCTCCTCCTCAACTATTGCCAGTGCAAGCAACTTTTGGGCCAGTACTATGAGGTTTTGGACCACTGCTCTTCTATCATCAACAAGTATGATG ATAACGTTAAGGCATTTTTCAAACGAGGGAAAGCTCATGCAGCGGTATGGAACGAAACAGAGGCAAGAGCTGACTTTGCCAAAGTGATTGAATTAGACCCATCACTTGAAACCTCAGTTGCAAAGGAGTTGAGGGCAATGGAGGATCGCATTCGGGAAAAACAGAAAGAGGAGAAGGGACGCTACAAAAACCTTTTCAACTACAGCAGCAAAACCTCTGCTACAGCTTCCACG GGCTGA
- the ccdc149b gene encoding coiled-coil domain-containing protein 149-B isoform X3, translating into MNPSRRSESDWQGLVNEFLVCKRKLESKKEALLILSKELDTCQQERDQFKLMANQLRERHQGLKKKYRELIDGDPSLPPEKRNQVNLAQLLRDSREHNKQLSEEMKELKQRLAEVQGDNKLLRMTIAKQRLGDEEVGTRHFPAHEREDLVQQLERAREQNEALEQSLKAATDELQDVRAERNVYQEKAHRLNLEINHILGSHENRILDIDALCMENRYLHERLMQLQEEVSLLKSNVMKYKSALESKKNCKVYGKSNSSALTGVLSAKQVQELLLSEENGCSLPVTSQSISDLKSLATALLETIHEKNMVIQHQRQTNKILGNRVAELERKLKTLEVSGLWSLPGRKAVIVLSDSQHVQSTTEQSVHLTPDSLAGDEEIVTGEEVTEDTGLSTDFSQDDCQAMAVELNQKGDYFNRTYSVSQTPQFSNPAESIQPVESTQWKTLACCDSEKPVCPSERGSEHHIEDLTGRGCQSSEPLNTEISLKGSEEKAVENNVPVVHSEEDFDSQGALEDSLPAASETFDSFDCISGSETYTPEQQTELPVNEETENVSLNTSSPAQTSSDQE; encoded by the exons ATGAATCCTTCCAGAAGAAGCGAAAGTGATTGGCAGGGTCTGGTGAATGAG TTCCTGGTATGCAAGAGAAAGCTGGAGAGCAAGAAGGAGGCACTGCTGATCTTATCGAAAGAACTGGACACCTGCCAGCAGGAAAGGGATCAGTTTAAACTTATGGCAAACCAGCTCCGTGAACGCCACCAAGGGCTCAAGAAAAAGTACAGAGAGCTTATA gATGGTGACCCTTCTCTGCCTCCTGAAAAAAGAAACCAA GTAAATCTGGCCCAGCTACTGAGAGACTCACGGGAACATAACAAACAGCTGAGTGAGGAGATGAAAGAACTGAAACAGCGTTTAGCAGAGGTGCAGGGTGATAACAAG CTGCTGAGGATGACCATCGCGAAGCAGCGTCTAGGAGACGAAGAGGTGGGAACTCGTCACTTTCCAGCCCATGAGAGAGAAGATCTTGTTCAGCAGTTGGAAAGAGCTCGAGAACAG AATGAAGCGCTGGAACAAAGCTTAAAGGCAGCCACGGATGAATTACAGGATGTGAGAGCAGAGCGTAATGTCTATCAGGAAAAAGCTCACAGACTAAACCTGGAAATTAACCACATCTTGGGTAGCCACGAGAACCGCATCCTGGATATAGATGCTCTGTGTATGGAGAACAG ATATCTGCATGAGCGGCTGATGCAGCTTCAAGAAGAGGTCAGCCTCCTCAAATCAAACGTCATGAAGTACAAG agtGCTTTGGAAAGCAAGAAGAACTGTAAAGTCTATGGCAAGTCCAACAGCAGTGCTTTGACAGGCGTCCTCTCTGCTAAACAAG TACAAGAGCTGCTGCTGTCAGAGGAGAATGGCTGCAGTCTCCCGGTCACTTCACAGTCCATTAGTGACCTGAAGTCCCTGGCCACTGCTCTGCTGGAGACCATTCATGAGAAGAACATGGTCATTCAGCATCAACGGCAAACCAACAA GATCCTGGGTAACCGGGTTGCAGAACTGGAAAGAAAGTTGAAAACATTAGAGGTGTCTGGGTTGTGGAGTCTGCCAG GAAGGAAAGCTGTTATTGTCCTGAGTGACTCTCAGCATGTCCAGTCCACCACAGAACAGTCAGTCCATCTGACACCAGACTCATTGG CAGGAGATGAAGAGATTGTTACCGGAGAGGAGGTGACAGAAGACACTGGACTCAGTACAGATTTCAGCCAAGATGACTGTCAAGCCATGGCAGTCGAGTTGAACCAAAAGGGCGATTATTTCAACCGCACATATTCAGTCTCACAAACTCCACAATTCAGTAATCCAGCAGAAAGTATCCAGCCTGTGGAGAGCACACAGTGGAAAACCCTTGCTTGTTGTGACTCTGAGAAGCCTGTGTGTCCTTCCGAGAGGGGATCAGAACATCATATTGAAGATCTCACAGGCCGCGGATGTCAGTCTTCTGAACCTCTGAACACAGAAATATCTTTAAAAGGTTCAGAAGAAAAGGCAGTGGAGAATAATGTTCCTGTTGTTCATTCTGAGGAGGACTTTGATAGTCAAGGTGCATTAGAGGACAGTCTGCCTGCGGCATCAGAGACCTTTGACAGTTTTGACTGTATCTCTGGATCTGAGACTTATACACCGGAACAGCAAACAGAACTACCGGTCAACGAAGAAACAGAGAATGTTTCCCTAAACACAAGTTCTCCTGCTCAAACCTCATCAGACCAGGAATGA
- the ccdc149b gene encoding coiled-coil domain-containing protein 149-B isoform X2, with translation MNPSRRSESDWQGLVNEFLVCKRKLESKKEALLILSKELDTCQQERDQFKLMANQLRERHQGLKKKYRELIDGDPSLPPEKRNQVNLAQLLRDSREHNKQLSEEMKELKQRLAEVQGDNKLLRMTIAKQRLGDEEVGTRHFPAHEREDLVQQLERAREQNEALEQSLKAATDELQDVRAERNVYQEKAHRLNLEINHILGSHENRILDIDALCMENRYLHERLMQLQEEVSLLKSNVMKYKSALESKKNCKVYGKSNSSALTGVLSAKQVQELLLSEENGCSLPVTSQSISDLKSLATALLETIHEKNMVIQHQRQTNKILGNRVAELERKLKTLEVSGLWSLPGITYNVSLGLGRRKAVIVLSDSQHVQSTTEQSVHLTPDSLGDEEIVTGEEVTEDTGLSTDFSQDDCQAMAVELNQKGDYFNRTYSVSQTPQFSNPAESIQPVESTQWKTLACCDSEKPVCPSERGSEHHIEDLTGRGCQSSEPLNTEISLKGSEEKAVENNVPVVHSEEDFDSQGALEDSLPAASETFDSFDCISGSETYTPEQQTELPVNEETENVSLNTSSPAQTSSDQE, from the exons ATGAATCCTTCCAGAAGAAGCGAAAGTGATTGGCAGGGTCTGGTGAATGAG TTCCTGGTATGCAAGAGAAAGCTGGAGAGCAAGAAGGAGGCACTGCTGATCTTATCGAAAGAACTGGACACCTGCCAGCAGGAAAGGGATCAGTTTAAACTTATGGCAAACCAGCTCCGTGAACGCCACCAAGGGCTCAAGAAAAAGTACAGAGAGCTTATA gATGGTGACCCTTCTCTGCCTCCTGAAAAAAGAAACCAA GTAAATCTGGCCCAGCTACTGAGAGACTCACGGGAACATAACAAACAGCTGAGTGAGGAGATGAAAGAACTGAAACAGCGTTTAGCAGAGGTGCAGGGTGATAACAAG CTGCTGAGGATGACCATCGCGAAGCAGCGTCTAGGAGACGAAGAGGTGGGAACTCGTCACTTTCCAGCCCATGAGAGAGAAGATCTTGTTCAGCAGTTGGAAAGAGCTCGAGAACAG AATGAAGCGCTGGAACAAAGCTTAAAGGCAGCCACGGATGAATTACAGGATGTGAGAGCAGAGCGTAATGTCTATCAGGAAAAAGCTCACAGACTAAACCTGGAAATTAACCACATCTTGGGTAGCCACGAGAACCGCATCCTGGATATAGATGCTCTGTGTATGGAGAACAG ATATCTGCATGAGCGGCTGATGCAGCTTCAAGAAGAGGTCAGCCTCCTCAAATCAAACGTCATGAAGTACAAG agtGCTTTGGAAAGCAAGAAGAACTGTAAAGTCTATGGCAAGTCCAACAGCAGTGCTTTGACAGGCGTCCTCTCTGCTAAACAAG TACAAGAGCTGCTGCTGTCAGAGGAGAATGGCTGCAGTCTCCCGGTCACTTCACAGTCCATTAGTGACCTGAAGTCCCTGGCCACTGCTCTGCTGGAGACCATTCATGAGAAGAACATGGTCATTCAGCATCAACGGCAAACCAACAA GATCCTGGGTAACCGGGTTGCAGAACTGGAAAGAAAGTTGAAAACATTAGAGGTGTCTGGGTTGTGGAGTCTGCCAG GCATCACCTACAATGTGTCTCTCGGACTAGGGA GAAGGAAAGCTGTTATTGTCCTGAGTGACTCTCAGCATGTCCAGTCCACCACAGAACAGTCAGTCCATCTGACACCAGACTCATTGG GAGATGAAGAGATTGTTACCGGAGAGGAGGTGACAGAAGACACTGGACTCAGTACAGATTTCAGCCAAGATGACTGTCAAGCCATGGCAGTCGAGTTGAACCAAAAGGGCGATTATTTCAACCGCACATATTCAGTCTCACAAACTCCACAATTCAGTAATCCAGCAGAAAGTATCCAGCCTGTGGAGAGCACACAGTGGAAAACCCTTGCTTGTTGTGACTCTGAGAAGCCTGTGTGTCCTTCCGAGAGGGGATCAGAACATCATATTGAAGATCTCACAGGCCGCGGATGTCAGTCTTCTGAACCTCTGAACACAGAAATATCTTTAAAAGGTTCAGAAGAAAAGGCAGTGGAGAATAATGTTCCTGTTGTTCATTCTGAGGAGGACTTTGATAGTCAAGGTGCATTAGAGGACAGTCTGCCTGCGGCATCAGAGACCTTTGACAGTTTTGACTGTATCTCTGGATCTGAGACTTATACACCGGAACAGCAAACAGAACTACCGGTCAACGAAGAAACAGAGAATGTTTCCCTAAACACAAGTTCTCCTGCTCAAACCTCATCAGACCAGGAATGA
- the ccdc149b gene encoding coiled-coil domain-containing protein 149-B isoform X1 produces MNPSRRSESDWQGLVNEFLVCKRKLESKKEALLILSKELDTCQQERDQFKLMANQLRERHQGLKKKYRELIDGDPSLPPEKRNQVNLAQLLRDSREHNKQLSEEMKELKQRLAEVQGDNKLLRMTIAKQRLGDEEVGTRHFPAHEREDLVQQLERAREQNEALEQSLKAATDELQDVRAERNVYQEKAHRLNLEINHILGSHENRILDIDALCMENRYLHERLMQLQEEVSLLKSNVMKYKSALESKKNCKVYGKSNSSALTGVLSAKQVQELLLSEENGCSLPVTSQSISDLKSLATALLETIHEKNMVIQHQRQTNKILGNRVAELERKLKTLEVSGLWSLPGITYNVSLGLGRRKAVIVLSDSQHVQSTTEQSVHLTPDSLAGDEEIVTGEEVTEDTGLSTDFSQDDCQAMAVELNQKGDYFNRTYSVSQTPQFSNPAESIQPVESTQWKTLACCDSEKPVCPSERGSEHHIEDLTGRGCQSSEPLNTEISLKGSEEKAVENNVPVVHSEEDFDSQGALEDSLPAASETFDSFDCISGSETYTPEQQTELPVNEETENVSLNTSSPAQTSSDQE; encoded by the exons ATGAATCCTTCCAGAAGAAGCGAAAGTGATTGGCAGGGTCTGGTGAATGAG TTCCTGGTATGCAAGAGAAAGCTGGAGAGCAAGAAGGAGGCACTGCTGATCTTATCGAAAGAACTGGACACCTGCCAGCAGGAAAGGGATCAGTTTAAACTTATGGCAAACCAGCTCCGTGAACGCCACCAAGGGCTCAAGAAAAAGTACAGAGAGCTTATA gATGGTGACCCTTCTCTGCCTCCTGAAAAAAGAAACCAA GTAAATCTGGCCCAGCTACTGAGAGACTCACGGGAACATAACAAACAGCTGAGTGAGGAGATGAAAGAACTGAAACAGCGTTTAGCAGAGGTGCAGGGTGATAACAAG CTGCTGAGGATGACCATCGCGAAGCAGCGTCTAGGAGACGAAGAGGTGGGAACTCGTCACTTTCCAGCCCATGAGAGAGAAGATCTTGTTCAGCAGTTGGAAAGAGCTCGAGAACAG AATGAAGCGCTGGAACAAAGCTTAAAGGCAGCCACGGATGAATTACAGGATGTGAGAGCAGAGCGTAATGTCTATCAGGAAAAAGCTCACAGACTAAACCTGGAAATTAACCACATCTTGGGTAGCCACGAGAACCGCATCCTGGATATAGATGCTCTGTGTATGGAGAACAG ATATCTGCATGAGCGGCTGATGCAGCTTCAAGAAGAGGTCAGCCTCCTCAAATCAAACGTCATGAAGTACAAG agtGCTTTGGAAAGCAAGAAGAACTGTAAAGTCTATGGCAAGTCCAACAGCAGTGCTTTGACAGGCGTCCTCTCTGCTAAACAAG TACAAGAGCTGCTGCTGTCAGAGGAGAATGGCTGCAGTCTCCCGGTCACTTCACAGTCCATTAGTGACCTGAAGTCCCTGGCCACTGCTCTGCTGGAGACCATTCATGAGAAGAACATGGTCATTCAGCATCAACGGCAAACCAACAA GATCCTGGGTAACCGGGTTGCAGAACTGGAAAGAAAGTTGAAAACATTAGAGGTGTCTGGGTTGTGGAGTCTGCCAG GCATCACCTACAATGTGTCTCTCGGACTAGGGA GAAGGAAAGCTGTTATTGTCCTGAGTGACTCTCAGCATGTCCAGTCCACCACAGAACAGTCAGTCCATCTGACACCAGACTCATTGG CAGGAGATGAAGAGATTGTTACCGGAGAGGAGGTGACAGAAGACACTGGACTCAGTACAGATTTCAGCCAAGATGACTGTCAAGCCATGGCAGTCGAGTTGAACCAAAAGGGCGATTATTTCAACCGCACATATTCAGTCTCACAAACTCCACAATTCAGTAATCCAGCAGAAAGTATCCAGCCTGTGGAGAGCACACAGTGGAAAACCCTTGCTTGTTGTGACTCTGAGAAGCCTGTGTGTCCTTCCGAGAGGGGATCAGAACATCATATTGAAGATCTCACAGGCCGCGGATGTCAGTCTTCTGAACCTCTGAACACAGAAATATCTTTAAAAGGTTCAGAAGAAAAGGCAGTGGAGAATAATGTTCCTGTTGTTCATTCTGAGGAGGACTTTGATAGTCAAGGTGCATTAGAGGACAGTCTGCCTGCGGCATCAGAGACCTTTGACAGTTTTGACTGTATCTCTGGATCTGAGACTTATACACCGGAACAGCAAACAGAACTACCGGTCAACGAAGAAACAGAGAATGTTTCCCTAAACACAAGTTCTCCTGCTCAAACCTCATCAGACCAGGAATGA
- the cdk2ap2 gene encoding cyclin-dependent kinase 2-associated protein 2 has product MSYKPIAPAPTGSNHTPPGSCGSSPSLASSSNFRPAFSDFGPPSMGFVQPVKVSQGSTYSELLSVIEEMSREIRPTYAGSKSAMERLKRGIIHARALVRECLAETERSART; this is encoded by the exons ATGAGTTACAAGCCGATCGCCCCCGCACCCACCGGCTCCAACCACACTCCGCCAG GATCTTGTGGCTCATCTCCATCACTGGCTTCCTCTTCTAACTTTAGACCAGCATTTAGTGACTTTGGTCCACCGTCAATGGGCTTTGTACAA CCTGTTAAAGTGTCCCAGGGATCTACCTATAGTGAGCTGCTCTCTGTCATTGAGGAGATGAGCCGTGAAATTCGTCCTACCTATGCTGGCAGCAAAAGTGCCATGGAGAGGCTGAAGAGAG GTATCATCCACGCACGTGCTCTTGTCAGGGAGTGTCTAGCGGAGACAGAGCGAAGTGCTCGCACATAA
- the ccdc149b gene encoding coiled-coil domain-containing protein 149-B isoform X4: protein MNPSRRSESDWQGLVNEFLVCKRKLESKKEALLILSKELDTCQQERDQFKLMANQLRERHQGLKKKYRELIDGDPSLPPEKRNQVNLAQLLRDSREHNKQLSEEMKELKQRLAEVQGDNKLLRMTIAKQRLGDEEVGTRHFPAHEREDLVQQLERAREQNEALEQSLKAATDELQDVRAERNVYQEKAHRLNLEINHILGSHENRILDIDALCMENRYLHERLMQLQEEVSLLKSNVMKYKSALESKKNCKVYGKSNSSALTGVLSAKQVQELLLSEENGCSLPVTSQSISDLKSLATALLETIHEKNMVIQHQRQTNKILGNRVAELERKLKTLEVSGLWSLPGRKAVIVLSDSQHVQSTTEQSVHLTPDSLGDEEIVTGEEVTEDTGLSTDFSQDDCQAMAVELNQKGDYFNRTYSVSQTPQFSNPAESIQPVESTQWKTLACCDSEKPVCPSERGSEHHIEDLTGRGCQSSEPLNTEISLKGSEEKAVENNVPVVHSEEDFDSQGALEDSLPAASETFDSFDCISGSETYTPEQQTELPVNEETENVSLNTSSPAQTSSDQE, encoded by the exons ATGAATCCTTCCAGAAGAAGCGAAAGTGATTGGCAGGGTCTGGTGAATGAG TTCCTGGTATGCAAGAGAAAGCTGGAGAGCAAGAAGGAGGCACTGCTGATCTTATCGAAAGAACTGGACACCTGCCAGCAGGAAAGGGATCAGTTTAAACTTATGGCAAACCAGCTCCGTGAACGCCACCAAGGGCTCAAGAAAAAGTACAGAGAGCTTATA gATGGTGACCCTTCTCTGCCTCCTGAAAAAAGAAACCAA GTAAATCTGGCCCAGCTACTGAGAGACTCACGGGAACATAACAAACAGCTGAGTGAGGAGATGAAAGAACTGAAACAGCGTTTAGCAGAGGTGCAGGGTGATAACAAG CTGCTGAGGATGACCATCGCGAAGCAGCGTCTAGGAGACGAAGAGGTGGGAACTCGTCACTTTCCAGCCCATGAGAGAGAAGATCTTGTTCAGCAGTTGGAAAGAGCTCGAGAACAG AATGAAGCGCTGGAACAAAGCTTAAAGGCAGCCACGGATGAATTACAGGATGTGAGAGCAGAGCGTAATGTCTATCAGGAAAAAGCTCACAGACTAAACCTGGAAATTAACCACATCTTGGGTAGCCACGAGAACCGCATCCTGGATATAGATGCTCTGTGTATGGAGAACAG ATATCTGCATGAGCGGCTGATGCAGCTTCAAGAAGAGGTCAGCCTCCTCAAATCAAACGTCATGAAGTACAAG agtGCTTTGGAAAGCAAGAAGAACTGTAAAGTCTATGGCAAGTCCAACAGCAGTGCTTTGACAGGCGTCCTCTCTGCTAAACAAG TACAAGAGCTGCTGCTGTCAGAGGAGAATGGCTGCAGTCTCCCGGTCACTTCACAGTCCATTAGTGACCTGAAGTCCCTGGCCACTGCTCTGCTGGAGACCATTCATGAGAAGAACATGGTCATTCAGCATCAACGGCAAACCAACAA GATCCTGGGTAACCGGGTTGCAGAACTGGAAAGAAAGTTGAAAACATTAGAGGTGTCTGGGTTGTGGAGTCTGCCAG GAAGGAAAGCTGTTATTGTCCTGAGTGACTCTCAGCATGTCCAGTCCACCACAGAACAGTCAGTCCATCTGACACCAGACTCATTGG GAGATGAAGAGATTGTTACCGGAGAGGAGGTGACAGAAGACACTGGACTCAGTACAGATTTCAGCCAAGATGACTGTCAAGCCATGGCAGTCGAGTTGAACCAAAAGGGCGATTATTTCAACCGCACATATTCAGTCTCACAAACTCCACAATTCAGTAATCCAGCAGAAAGTATCCAGCCTGTGGAGAGCACACAGTGGAAAACCCTTGCTTGTTGTGACTCTGAGAAGCCTGTGTGTCCTTCCGAGAGGGGATCAGAACATCATATTGAAGATCTCACAGGCCGCGGATGTCAGTCTTCTGAACCTCTGAACACAGAAATATCTTTAAAAGGTTCAGAAGAAAAGGCAGTGGAGAATAATGTTCCTGTTGTTCATTCTGAGGAGGACTTTGATAGTCAAGGTGCATTAGAGGACAGTCTGCCTGCGGCATCAGAGACCTTTGACAGTTTTGACTGTATCTCTGGATCTGAGACTTATACACCGGAACAGCAAACAGAACTACCGGTCAACGAAGAAACAGAGAATGTTTCCCTAAACACAAGTTCTCCTGCTCAAACCTCATCAGACCAGGAATGA
- the lgi2b gene encoding leucine-rich repeat LGI family member 2b, whose protein sequence is MDLKLFSIRKCLLITLLFVCSFQLSRSKRIFKCPSGCTCTTDSIICVGSSLIPRTIPSEINSLSIVNCSFPEIKEAMFSLMPSLQLLLLSSNSFSEIKEDAFSGLPHLEYLFIEGNKIEEINKYAFRGLRDVTHLSLANNNLKTLPRGLFSDLRSLIELDLRGNQFHCDCESMWLMLWLKQSNATISDVYCASPSGMKGVLLKHVPEKHSKCVSTDFVQHQIVNTQSMSADIFSHKDDIYVAMAVPNSDSCIIMEWDHIETKFRPFDNITGRSVVGCRSVLINEQAFVIVSQLFDGSLVYKYDQAQNKFTKFQTVEMLNVSKPNDIEVFQIGDDWFFLIVDSSKAGMTTLFKWNETGFYPYQFLHEWFRDTDAEFFELDGKSVLILVSRSQVPVIYQWNKNTQKFVLHDEIANMEDIVSVKAFRIHDVPYLALACYIGDSKVMKWTGKHFEEVQGFPSRGATVLQPIKFKDQHYLILSSDYSFSQIFRWDEENQSFKKFRDVYVQWPRSFTALSTDQRDFVLASSFKGKTKVFEHISVDYSK, encoded by the exons ATGGATCTTAAATTATTTTCCATTCGAAAGTGTCTTTTGATAACTTTACTATTCgtgtgttcatttcaactgtcCCGATCGAAGCGAATATTCAAATGTCCTTCAGGATGCACTTGTACGACAGATTCAATCATTTGCGTCGGTTCGTCTCTCATCCCACGGACTATACCGAGTGAAATCAACTCTCT gaGTATTGTCAATTGCAGTTTCCCAGAAATCAAGGAGGCGATGTTCTCGCTCATGCCTTCACTGCAGTTACT TCTCCTTAGTTCTAATTCATTTTCTGAAATCAAGGAGGATGCATTCTCAGGGCTACCTCATCTTGAGTATTT ATTTATTGAGGGTAACAAGATTGAAGAGATAAACAAATATGCCTTCAGAGGACTTAGGGATGTTACACATCT ATCGTTagcaaataacaatttaaaaacactgcCCAGGGGTCTTTTTTCTGATCTACGCTCTTTGATTGAACT AGATCTGCGAGGGAACCAGTTCCACTGCGACTGTGAGTCCATGTGGCTGATGCTGTGGTTGAAGCAATCCAATGCCACAATCTCTGATGTTTACTGTGCCAGTCCATCTGGCATGAAAGGTGTCCTATTAAAGCATGTCCCAGAAAAACACAGCAAGTGTGTCTCCACAG ATTTTGTTCAGCATCAAATAGTGAATACTCAATCAATGTCGGCAGACATCTTCTCTCACAAAGATGATATATATGTGGCCATGGCAGTTCCAAATTCAGACAGCTGCATAATCATGGAATGGGATCATATTGAGACTAAATTCAGGCCTTTTGATAACATCACAG GACGGTCTGTTGTTGGATGCCGGTCTGTTCTGATCAACGAGCAAGCATTTGTCATTGTCTCCCAACTCTTCGACGGCTCCCTTGTCTACAAATATGACCAAGCACAAAATAAGTTCACTAAGTTTCAAACAGTCGAAATGCTTAATGTATCCAAGCCGAATGACATCGAAGTCTTCCAGATTGGAGATGACTGGTTCTTCCTTATCGTGGACAGTTCCAAAGCTGGAATGACAACTCTTTTTAAATGGAATGAAACTGGTTTCTACCCATACCAGTTCCTGCACGAGTGGTTTCGTGATACCGACGCAGAGTTTTTTGAGTTAGATGGCAAATCCGTCCTCATACTCGTGAGCCGTTCCCAGGTTCCTGTTATCTACCAATGGAACAAGAACACCCAGAAGTTTGTTCTCCATGATGAGATAGCAAATATGGAAGACATTGTCAGCGTGAAGGCCTTTAGGATTCATGATGTTCCCTACCTTGCGCTCGCCTGCTACATCGGTGACTCAAAAGTCATGAAGTGGACAGGCAAACACTTTGAGGAAGTACAGGGCTTCCCTTCACGTGGCGCCACGGTATTGCAGCCCATCAAGTTCAAAGATCAGCACTATTTGATTCTGAGCAGTGATTATTCTTTCTCCCAGATCTTCAGGTGGGATGAGGAAAACCAGAGTTTTAAGAAGTTCAGGGATGTGTATGTTCAGTGGCCACGCTCATTTACAGCACTGTCCACAGACCAGCGTGATTTTGTGCTAGCCAGCAGCTTTAAAGGCAAAACCAAGGTTTTTGAACATATTTCAGTGGATTATAGCAAATGA